In Rhodoferax koreense, a genomic segment contains:
- the tolR gene encoding protein TolR, with protein MPSMVSRGRGRRTINEINMVPFIDVMLVLLIIFMVTAPLVTPSLIDLPSVGKAGKTPDKVIQIVIAKDETLELKDQGTTTRLTTRDVASAVKKAQGDNTNTPVVISADRNVKYESVVKVMDTLQRSGVQRVGLSVQLGGK; from the coding sequence ATGCCAAGTATGGTTTCCAGAGGCCGCGGCCGGCGCACCATCAACGAGATCAATATGGTGCCCTTCATCGACGTGATGCTGGTGTTGCTGATCATCTTCATGGTCACGGCGCCGCTCGTCACGCCGAGCCTGATCGACCTGCCCAGCGTGGGCAAGGCCGGCAAGACGCCGGACAAGGTGATCCAGATCGTCATCGCCAAGGACGAGACGCTCGAGCTCAAGGACCAGGGCACGACCACCCGGCTCACCACCAGGGACGTGGCCAGCGCGGTGAAGAAGGCCCAGGGCGACAACACCAACACGCCGGTGGTGATCAGCGCCGACCGCAACGTCAAGTACGAATCGGTGGTGAAGGTCATGGACACGCTGCAGCGCAGCGGCGTGCAGCGCGTCGGCCTGTCGGTGCAGCTCGGCGGCAAATAG